One genomic region from Nocardia vinacea encodes:
- a CDS encoding response regulator transcription factor, producing the protein MTIRVLIVDDQQLVRAGLRMLCETDAELEVVGQAANGGEAVRLAERTTPDVVLMDLRMPGMDGIRATERILATRPSIRVVVLTTFDDDDHLYPALAAGACGFLVKDASPTDLLDGIRRAAAGESPFTQSVLRRLVDSAVSAQKSATTERVVPQGLTQREAEVLALVAAGLSNAEIADRLHLGVTTVKTHIGNLMTKTGATNRVRLAVLGATNGH; encoded by the coding sequence ATGACCATTCGCGTGCTGATCGTCGACGACCAGCAACTGGTCCGTGCGGGCCTGCGCATGCTCTGCGAAACCGATGCCGAACTCGAAGTGGTAGGGCAGGCAGCCAACGGCGGCGAGGCCGTGCGGCTTGCCGAACGGACAACTCCCGATGTCGTGCTGATGGATCTGCGCATGCCGGGCATGGACGGAATCCGTGCCACCGAACGGATTCTCGCGACCAGGCCGTCGATCCGCGTCGTCGTACTGACCACCTTCGACGATGACGACCACCTGTACCCGGCGCTCGCCGCGGGCGCATGTGGGTTCCTCGTCAAGGACGCTTCGCCCACCGATCTGCTCGACGGCATCCGCCGTGCCGCCGCAGGAGAGTCACCCTTCACACAGAGCGTGCTGCGGCGATTGGTGGATTCAGCGGTGTCCGCACAGAAGAGCGCAACGACCGAGCGCGTTGTGCCGCAAGGACTTACCCAACGTGAAGCCGAAGTGCTTGCGCTGGTCGCGGCGGGCCTGTCGAACGCGGAGATCGCCGACCGTCTGCACCTCGGCGTCACCACCGTCAAAACCCACATCGGCAATCTGATGACGAAAACCGGTGCCACCAACAGGGTTCGACTCGCCGTCCTCGGCGCGACGAACGGGCATTGA
- a CDS encoding SAM-dependent methyltransferase: protein MEPGSPVDLRQNQPHTARMYDYYLGGKDHYSADEEAAEQVVAIWPGVRAAAQQNRAFIHRVTRFLVNAGIRQFLDIGTGIPTEPNLHQVAQQVAPDARVVYIDNDPIVLVHARALMVSSHEGRTNYVSADVTTPEKILNSPGLLETLDLTQPVALSLNALMHFVPDEQDPYGIVDALMDRLVPGSYLVMTHVTPDFDPTAIATVVDIYRRSGLPCQVRSRHEFMRFFEGLELVDPGIEVPHRWHPDGVAPPTKMDAQVSAYAGVARK, encoded by the coding sequence GTGGAACCCGGCTCTCCTGTCGACCTGCGGCAGAATCAGCCCCACACCGCCCGAATGTATGACTACTACCTCGGCGGCAAGGACCATTACAGCGCGGACGAGGAAGCGGCTGAACAGGTCGTGGCCATCTGGCCAGGAGTGCGGGCGGCCGCGCAGCAGAACAGGGCCTTCATACACCGCGTGACACGATTCCTCGTAAACGCGGGCATTCGTCAATTCCTCGATATCGGAACCGGTATCCCGACCGAGCCAAATCTGCATCAGGTAGCCCAACAGGTCGCGCCTGACGCGCGAGTCGTCTACATCGACAACGATCCGATAGTGCTCGTCCACGCCAGGGCATTGATGGTCAGCTCACATGAGGGGCGTACCAACTACGTCTCCGCCGACGTCACGACACCCGAAAAGATTCTCAACTCCCCGGGATTGCTCGAGACACTGGACCTGACCCAACCGGTCGCGCTCAGTCTCAACGCCCTTATGCATTTCGTCCCCGACGAGCAGGATCCCTACGGAATCGTCGATGCTCTGATGGACAGGCTCGTTCCTGGCTCGTATCTAGTGATGACACACGTCACGCCAGACTTCGATCCGACGGCGATAGCTACCGTGGTCGATATCTACCGCCGCAGCGGCCTGCCATGCCAAGTTCGAAGCCGACACGAATTCATGCGGTTCTTCGAGGGACTAGAGCTGGTCGATCCGGGTATAGAGGTGCCGCACCGCTGGCACCCCGACGGTGTCGCACCCCCGACGAAAATGGACGCGCAAGTGTCCGCCTACGCGGGCGTTGCACGCAAGTAA
- a CDS encoding lipase family protein has protein sequence MLATTATAEPLYPQPDPDPFYAAPADLGAHQPGDVLDVRAMPPVPLFPGATVTLVKFRSTDSHGGPIAATTTILTPLGHQPDGPLLSYQHFINSLGTRCAVSHMLYSGDVNLSTTASMLNVMLQEGWSIAMPDHLGPQFALGAAHLGGHIVLDGIRAAKRLPGLALQHSPVAMAGYSGGGLATSWAAVLQPSYAAELQLAGAAIGGVPVNLVTMAQAVGLEPHPAFGLAMATAIGLEREYPDEMPISLYLNPRGMALRDAMANRCTNEILAIGVNGSAREFVTNTSVFDRPEARSVIEDNSLEIYPGVPEIPMFEWHSPSDPLIPVDAINITNRRWCNAGVRLQTQLVSVPEHLSAAVAGAPEVLRWLDGRVRGEPAPVAC, from the coding sequence ATGCTGGCGACGACGGCCACTGCGGAACCGCTGTATCCGCAGCCCGATCCCGACCCGTTCTACGCCGCCCCGGCGGATCTGGGCGCGCACCAACCCGGTGACGTCCTCGATGTGCGGGCAATGCCGCCGGTGCCCCTCTTCCCGGGCGCCACCGTCACATTGGTCAAATTCCGGTCGACCGACTCGCACGGTGGGCCGATCGCGGCGACAACCACGATCCTTACCCCCCTCGGCCATCAGCCCGACGGGCCGTTGCTGTCGTATCAGCATTTCATCAACTCGCTGGGCACCCGCTGCGCGGTATCGCACATGCTGTACAGCGGTGATGTGAATCTGTCGACGACGGCGTCGATGTTGAACGTCATGCTGCAGGAGGGGTGGAGTATCGCGATGCCGGATCATCTCGGACCGCAGTTCGCTCTCGGAGCGGCGCATTTGGGTGGCCACATCGTGTTGGACGGCATCCGGGCGGCGAAACGTCTGCCCGGACTCGCTCTGCAGCACAGCCCTGTCGCGATGGCGGGCTACTCCGGTGGCGGCCTGGCCACTTCATGGGCGGCAGTGCTGCAGCCGTCGTACGCGGCTGAGCTGCAGCTCGCGGGCGCGGCCATCGGTGGTGTTCCGGTGAATTTGGTGACGATGGCGCAGGCGGTGGGCCTCGAGCCGCACCCGGCCTTCGGCCTGGCCATGGCGACGGCAATCGGTCTGGAGCGGGAGTATCCGGACGAAATGCCGATCAGCTTGTATCTGAACCCGCGTGGTATGGCGCTCCGTGACGCCATGGCCAATCGCTGCACCAATGAGATCCTCGCCATCGGAGTAAACGGTAGTGCGCGTGAGTTCGTCACCAACACTTCGGTCTTCGACAGGCCCGAAGCCCGGTCGGTGATAGAGGACAACAGTCTGGAGATCTACCCCGGGGTGCCGGAAATTCCCATGTTCGAATGGCATTCGCCGAGCGACCCGCTGATTCCGGTCGATGCCATCAATATAACCAATCGCCGCTGGTGCAATGCCGGGGTGCGACTGCAGACGCAGCTGGTGTCGGTGCCCGAGCATTTGTCCGCGGCGGTAGCGGGTGCCCCTGAGGTACTGCGGTGGCTCGACGGCCGCGTTCGCGGAGAGCCTGCGCCTGTCGCCTGTTGA
- a CDS encoding SDR family NAD(P)-dependent oxidoreductase — protein MKHDEIEPGPDKPAPSRRRILGIAAASGLAIGATAGLAGGIALGADSNPPRFQPIGLRRFENKVVLITGATSGIGAAAARLFAAEGGRVAFCGRRVDRGQAVEQEIRAAGGEATYFRADVLIEDEVRGFVDAAVRTYGGLNVAFNNAGITIQKKLHEYSAEEFDRVVHTNLRGTFLAIKYEVPHLIQAGGGTIVVTSSSNAIATDAGRGAYTASKRGLAGLVQSVALDYAADGIRVNTLIPGTTDTELIRRAAGMEAIPDDAWQVFMKQWAKSNIPGLERLATPQEIASFALTLASDEHPYLTGAQLVIDGGKTAHA, from the coding sequence ATGAAGCACGATGAGATCGAACCTGGGCCCGACAAACCGGCCCCCAGCCGACGCCGAATCCTTGGGATCGCGGCCGCCTCCGGGCTGGCGATCGGCGCGACCGCCGGATTGGCCGGAGGCATTGCACTGGGGGCGGATTCGAATCCGCCGCGGTTTCAGCCCATCGGATTGCGGCGGTTCGAGAACAAGGTGGTGTTGATCACCGGGGCGACTTCCGGGATCGGGGCGGCTGCGGCGCGATTATTCGCGGCCGAGGGTGGACGAGTCGCGTTCTGCGGCCGGCGAGTTGATCGCGGGCAAGCTGTGGAACAGGAGATTCGGGCGGCCGGTGGCGAGGCGACCTACTTTCGAGCCGATGTGCTGATCGAGGATGAGGTGCGCGGGTTCGTCGATGCCGCGGTGCGGACCTACGGTGGATTGAATGTCGCGTTCAACAATGCCGGGATCACCATTCAGAAGAAGTTGCACGAGTACTCCGCCGAAGAGTTCGACCGGGTCGTGCACACCAATCTGCGTGGCACCTTCCTGGCCATCAAATACGAAGTGCCGCACCTCATTCAGGCTGGTGGCGGGACGATCGTGGTCACCTCGTCGAGCAATGCCATCGCCACTGACGCGGGCCGTGGTGCGTATACCGCGAGCAAGCGCGGCCTGGCCGGACTCGTGCAGTCGGTGGCGCTCGACTATGCCGCCGACGGCATCCGCGTGAACACCCTCATCCCCGGCACCACCGATACCGAGCTGATCCGCCGCGCCGCCGGCATGGAAGCCATTCCCGACGACGCATGGCAGGTCTTCATGAAGCAGTGGGCCAAATCCAATATCCCCGGTCTCGAACGACTCGCCACCCCGCAGGAGATCGCCTCGTTCGCACTGACTCTCGCGTCCGACGAGCACCCGTACCTCACCGGTGCGCAACTGGTGATCGATGGGGGTAAGACGGCCCATGCGTGA
- a CDS encoding sensor histidine kinase: protein MAESAGVTRGMDWLLDVRALPVRIGVLLAAAVGCLLLLSDAPEPVDWVIGLLAVVATAGGVRWPFAISLLVTGLLVLGFEIGGTGPLVPKVGAAIALIELAARCRGWQPWVAAGALGGAYLLHPAGEAAATGYRALVMAGAPMLIGSLLRAARAGADRARREAGEISQRREADIATARALERTAIARELHDLIAHHVSSTVLRVGVARHAVPDAPPVVREVLDDIHASGTETLADLRLLVSVLRDPAMAGESFIAPTDMPAAVTAVAERARQLGCSVEVKIEDAVTDIDALRALTLLRLAQEGVANVVQHAGSGAAAWLTITARKDRTVDFMLCDNGIRSATGSGHGLGLIGLRERVELLGGEFVAGPGDSGWRLDASLPPAIRVAS from the coding sequence GTGGCGGAATCGGCAGGTGTGACCAGGGGCATGGATTGGCTGCTCGATGTGCGCGCCTTGCCGGTTCGGATCGGTGTGCTGTTGGCGGCGGCAGTCGGCTGCCTGCTTTTGCTCTCGGATGCGCCGGAGCCCGTGGATTGGGTGATCGGCCTGCTTGCGGTAGTCGCGACGGCGGGCGGCGTTAGATGGCCGTTCGCTATATCGCTGCTGGTGACCGGGCTGCTGGTGCTCGGCTTCGAGATCGGCGGTACCGGACCGCTGGTGCCCAAAGTGGGTGCGGCCATTGCGCTTATCGAACTCGCGGCGCGCTGTCGTGGATGGCAGCCGTGGGTGGCGGCGGGCGCATTGGGCGGGGCGTACCTGCTGCACCCGGCGGGGGAGGCCGCCGCGACCGGCTACCGGGCGCTTGTGATGGCGGGCGCGCCGATGCTGATCGGGAGCCTGCTGCGTGCGGCGCGTGCGGGTGCGGATCGAGCCAGGCGGGAGGCGGGGGAGATCTCGCAACGGCGTGAGGCCGATATCGCGACCGCGCGGGCGTTGGAGCGGACCGCCATCGCCAGGGAGTTGCACGATCTGATCGCCCATCACGTCTCATCGACGGTGCTGCGCGTCGGGGTGGCCCGGCACGCGGTGCCGGATGCGCCGCCAGTGGTGCGCGAAGTACTCGACGACATTCATGCCAGCGGCACCGAAACCCTCGCCGATCTGCGGTTGCTCGTATCGGTGCTGCGGGATCCGGCGATGGCGGGCGAATCCTTCATCGCACCGACGGATATGCCCGCCGCGGTCACTGCCGTGGCGGAACGAGCGCGGCAGCTGGGTTGCTCCGTGGAGGTGAAGATCGAGGATGCTGTCACCGACATAGACGCGTTGCGGGCGTTGACATTGCTGCGATTGGCCCAGGAGGGCGTCGCGAATGTCGTGCAGCACGCGGGTTCGGGCGCGGCGGCGTGGCTGACCATCACGGCACGTAAGGATCGGACCGTCGATTTTATGTTGTGCGATAACGGAATACGGTCCGCAACCGGATCCGGACATGGCCTCGGGCTGATCGGATTGCGTGAACGGGTCGAGCTGCTCGGCGGTGAGTTCGTCGCCGGACCAGGCGATTCCGGATGGCGGCTCGACGCGTCCCTGCCGCCCGCGATTCGAGTGGCCTCGTGA
- a CDS encoding class I SAM-dependent methyltransferase, with the protein MRSEGDTWDIVSGVGMTALGVAAARAIETKRPDALVHDEYAAQFVVASGDSDMNRLINDPTLWAQIPFTSGFIGYRSRFFDEFFLSMAADAVTQAVILAAGLDARAYRLDWPAGAVVFEIDQPKVLEFKRQVLTESGAVPRSDRREVAVDLRGDWPAALVEAGFDPTSPTAWSAEGLLPYLPGAAQDALFARISQLSVPGSTVAAETVGKGIDIARIAEQESEHLKDTPLGKVDLASLFYTDERTDPAELLAAHGWTTSSLRLQELAERYNRPMAPVAEPLAEMFDSTRYLTAVKP; encoded by the coding sequence ATGCGTAGCGAAGGCGATACCTGGGACATTGTGAGCGGCGTCGGCATGACCGCGCTCGGCGTCGCGGCCGCACGGGCTATCGAGACGAAACGGCCCGATGCCCTCGTCCATGACGAGTACGCCGCCCAGTTCGTGGTGGCATCCGGCGATTCGGATATGAACCGACTGATCAACGATCCGACGCTGTGGGCGCAGATCCCGTTCACCTCTGGATTCATCGGATATCGAAGTAGGTTCTTCGACGAATTCTTCCTGTCCATGGCGGCGGACGCAGTAACCCAGGCAGTGATTCTGGCTGCCGGGCTGGATGCCAGGGCCTACCGGCTGGATTGGCCGGCAGGCGCGGTTGTATTCGAGATCGACCAGCCCAAAGTGCTGGAGTTCAAACGTCAGGTGCTCACCGAATCCGGCGCCGTGCCCCGATCGGATCGGCGCGAGGTGGCCGTCGATCTGCGAGGCGACTGGCCCGCGGCGCTAGTCGAGGCGGGCTTCGATCCGACCTCGCCCACCGCATGGTCGGCGGAGGGGCTGCTGCCATACCTGCCAGGCGCCGCACAGGATGCCTTGTTCGCACGGATTAGTCAGCTTTCGGTGCCCGGTAGCACGGTGGCGGCGGAGACTGTCGGCAAAGGTATCGATATCGCCCGCATCGCCGAGCAGGAGTCGGAACACTTGAAAGACACTCCGCTCGGCAAGGTCGACCTCGCGTCACTGTTCTACACCGACGAACGCACCGATCCGGCTGAATTGCTCGCCGCCCACGGCTGGACTACCTCGTCCCTGCGCCTGCAGGAACTGGCCGAACGCTACAACCGTCCCATGGCACCGGTCGCGGAGCCACTGGCGGAAATGTTCGACAGCACGCGATATCTGACAGCTGTCAAGCCGTGA